A region of Litoribacterium kuwaitense DNA encodes the following proteins:
- a CDS encoding M15 family metallopeptidase — translation MFDVVGHSWQGKQLVIHVRENIDVEFADEWTKSKQRSSPWFKKVYTYIDRVLPDQKPEAVKVMLGPLLLANLPGNEQAMRMPLTEGKSLITHIQYRWDGQAVPPELAGILSEHRRPEESDQRMLSLPVHIYPRPYALPLPDGQQLTFEESGVIPAVHELMCRCPLHGKVILPDTKRLLLIYQLPYRAIYGDKGVSIQVLQEALQLIGFNCPITGEFDSLTVHMLQEWLMLTEGEHTDDLQAFTPYHRRQLIQRIVSQPLSLKGDERAPMLINRWNTLQKSYVPLNLVRLNQDVAGEHWLTSEAAHALSRWMYEGQRYGIPMELHKAYRSGAVQEMAYQAETTNPSRAVCKPPGESEHQTGEAFDLKPLYEGEKEWALKSAASHGFIQRYPDSLQEWTGQPEEEWHFRYVGKDIAEEIEKKGWSLEQWWLYQGFGSKTFEKEQS, via the coding sequence ATGTTCGATGTGGTTGGACATTCGTGGCAAGGAAAACAGCTCGTTATCCATGTGCGTGAAAATATCGATGTTGAATTTGCTGATGAGTGGACAAAAAGCAAGCAGCGTTCTTCCCCTTGGTTCAAAAAAGTGTATACCTACATTGATCGAGTTTTACCGGATCAAAAGCCCGAAGCTGTAAAAGTCATGCTAGGTCCATTACTACTCGCAAACCTGCCTGGGAATGAACAAGCCATGAGGATGCCGTTAACAGAAGGGAAATCTCTAATAACACATATTCAATATCGTTGGGATGGTCAAGCTGTTCCACCTGAACTGGCAGGCATATTAAGTGAACATCGGAGACCCGAAGAGTCCGATCAACGCATGCTTTCTTTGCCGGTGCATATTTATCCAAGACCTTATGCGTTACCTCTGCCAGACGGACAACAGCTGACCTTTGAAGAGAGTGGCGTTATCCCAGCAGTTCATGAGTTGATGTGCCGTTGTCCATTGCATGGAAAAGTGATTTTGCCTGATACGAAGCGTTTACTTTTAATTTATCAGCTACCTTACCGTGCCATTTATGGAGATAAGGGCGTAAGTATCCAAGTGCTTCAAGAGGCACTCCAGCTGATTGGGTTTAACTGTCCAATTACAGGCGAGTTTGATTCTTTAACTGTTCATATGTTGCAAGAGTGGTTAATGCTAACAGAAGGGGAGCATACGGACGACCTTCAAGCATTTACGCCTTATCATCGTCGCCAGCTGATTCAACGCATTGTCTCACAGCCTTTGTCCCTTAAAGGAGATGAGCGCGCGCCAATGCTGATTAATCGGTGGAATACATTACAAAAAAGCTATGTTCCGCTAAACTTAGTTCGTTTAAATCAAGATGTCGCAGGTGAACATTGGTTAACTTCAGAGGCAGCGCACGCTTTAAGCCGGTGGATGTATGAAGGGCAGCGATATGGCATTCCAATGGAGTTGCACAAAGCATACCGTTCAGGTGCTGTGCAGGAAATGGCTTATCAGGCAGAGACAACAAATCCGTCTCGCGCCGTGTGTAAGCCGCCAGGAGAAAGTGAGCATCAAACTGGAGAGGCGTTTGATCTAAAACCTTTATATGAAGGTGAGAAAGAATGGGCGTTAAAAAGTGCCGCAAGCCATGGTTTTATTCAAAGATATCCTGATTCCTTACAAGAGTGGACTGGGCAGCCTGAAGAGGAATGGCATTTTCGCTATGTAGGAAAGGACATTGCCGAAGAGATTGAGAAAAAAGGCTGGTCGCTTGAGCAATGGTGGCTTTATCAAGGATTTGGCAGCAAAACATTTGAGAAAGAGCAGTCATAA
- a CDS encoding TrkH family potassium uptake protein: MEDQRMLRRKNRHQKSAPFTTFQLIVLFYFIAVALSTVLLSLPWVRQDGAPFEFIDTLFTAVSAVSVTGLTVETIGTTYNGLGYVVLCLIFQLGGVGIMTLGTFVWLIAGKRIGLKERKLIMADQNQLNLAGLVKLLKQILTLIIAIEAVGGLILSIHFLQYYPDWQTAAMHGLFTAISATTNAGMDITANSLQPYANDYFVQFIHIILITLGAIGFPVLIEVKNFLFYNPEKSFQFSLFTKITTVTFLILTVIGTVFIFILEIGNSFKSLSWHQSFFYSLFQSVTTRSGGMSTIDVSVFSESTQLFMSILMFIGASPSSVGGGIRTTTLAIVILTLFFYARGRENIKVFRREVFLEDIIRAFIVMTTGLLLTATAVIVISVVEPFSMIPILFEVTSAFGTTGLSMGITSELHALSKFILMLLMFIGRVGIFSFLFLIRGDTTKDHFHYPKERIIVG; the protein is encoded by the coding sequence ATGGAGGACCAAAGGATGCTTAGACGAAAAAACCGGCACCAAAAATCGGCACCGTTCACAACTTTTCAATTAATTGTGTTGTTTTACTTTATTGCTGTAGCTCTTTCTACAGTCCTGTTAAGCTTGCCTTGGGTGCGTCAAGACGGAGCGCCTTTCGAATTTATCGACACGCTTTTTACAGCGGTCAGTGCTGTATCTGTAACCGGGCTAACGGTTGAAACGATCGGCACGACCTATAATGGCTTAGGATACGTCGTACTCTGTCTGATTTTTCAACTCGGTGGGGTTGGGATTATGACATTAGGTACGTTCGTTTGGCTGATCGCCGGTAAACGGATCGGGTTAAAAGAACGGAAATTAATTATGGCGGATCAAAACCAGCTCAATCTTGCTGGCTTGGTAAAGCTCTTAAAGCAAATTTTAACACTAATCATTGCGATCGAGGCTGTGGGCGGACTCATTCTCTCCATTCACTTTCTACAGTATTACCCTGATTGGCAAACCGCTGCGATGCACGGACTCTTTACTGCCATTAGCGCAACGACAAACGCAGGGATGGATATTACGGCAAACTCTTTACAGCCTTATGCGAACGATTATTTTGTCCAATTCATCCACATCATTTTGATTACGCTTGGAGCGATTGGATTTCCAGTATTAATCGAGGTTAAAAACTTTTTGTTTTATAACCCTGAGAAGTCATTCCAGTTTTCACTCTTTACGAAAATTACGACCGTGACGTTTTTAATTTTGACGGTCATTGGTACAGTATTTATTTTCATTTTAGAAATTGGCAATAGCTTTAAGTCACTGAGCTGGCACCAATCATTCTTTTACAGCCTTTTTCAGTCTGTAACGACACGTAGCGGCGGGATGAGCACGATCGACGTGTCTGTTTTTTCCGAATCGACACAGCTCTTTATGTCTATCCTCATGTTTATCGGTGCCTCACCGAGCTCAGTCGGCGGCGGCATTCGGACGACGACCCTTGCGATCGTCATTTTAACGCTTTTCTTTTATGCTCGAGGGAGAGAAAATATTAAAGTATTTCGGCGCGAAGTATTTTTAGAAGATATCATTCGTGCCTTTATCGTTATGACAACTGGCCTTCTGCTTACGGCAACAGCTGTTATTGTCATTTCTGTTGTAGAACCTTTCTCAATGATTCCAATTCTTTTTGAAGTCACATCGGCTTTCGGAACAACAGGTTTGTCTATGGGGATCACTTCGGAATTACATGCATTAAGCAAATTCATCTTAATGCTGCTTATGTTTATCGGCCGAGTCGGCATCTTCTCTTTCCTTTTCCTCATTCGAGGCGATACGACTAAAGACCATTTCCACTATCCGAAAGAACGAATTATTGTTGGATAA
- a CDS encoding TerC family protein: MDWTLLLEYAWVLLVIIGLEGILAADNALVMAIMVKHLPEEKRKKALFYGLFGAFVFRLASLFIISFLVDVWWVQAVGAAYLLFLAANHLIRKYMVKKVEDVGDSSKKGSGFWMTVLKVELADIAFAVDSILAAVALALTLPDSPLPEFGGLDGGKFIIIFLGGLIGLIIMRFAAHLFVDLLHRKPGLETAAFAIVGWVGVKLLVYTLSHPGVGVLDEHFPESTAWKLFFWSVLVGIALFGWFFSKEQKDTTPSEDKNHDVLEEQGDISDETLETKQQDREQ; the protein is encoded by the coding sequence ATGGATTGGACGTTATTGTTGGAGTATGCCTGGGTATTACTCGTCATTATCGGGCTGGAGGGGATTCTTGCCGCTGATAATGCCCTCGTCATGGCAATCATGGTAAAGCACTTGCCAGAGGAGAAAAGAAAGAAAGCTTTGTTTTACGGATTATTCGGTGCTTTTGTTTTTAGGTTGGCGTCATTATTTATTATTTCATTCCTCGTTGATGTCTGGTGGGTGCAAGCGGTTGGTGCAGCGTATTTACTTTTCTTGGCTGCCAATCATTTAATAAGGAAATATATGGTGAAGAAAGTCGAGGACGTCGGAGACAGTTCAAAAAAAGGGTCTGGATTTTGGATGACTGTCCTCAAAGTAGAACTTGCGGATATTGCTTTTGCGGTAGATTCTATTTTGGCTGCTGTCGCCTTGGCGCTCACGTTGCCTGATTCGCCGCTTCCTGAATTTGGTGGCTTAGATGGCGGGAAATTTATTATTATATTCTTAGGTGGACTCATTGGGTTAATTATCATGCGGTTTGCGGCTCATCTGTTTGTCGACTTGCTTCATAGAAAGCCTGGACTTGAAACGGCTGCCTTTGCAATTGTCGGCTGGGTAGGAGTTAAGCTATTGGTTTATACATTATCTCACCCAGGTGTAGGTGTCTTGGACGAACACTTTCCTGAGTCGACAGCGTGGAAATTGTTCTTCTGGTCAGTGCTCGTTGGAATTGCCTTGTTTGGTTGGTTTTTCTCAAAGGAACAAAAAGATACGACACCAAGCGAGGACAAAAACCACGATGTGCTTGAAGAGCAGGGTGACATTTCTGATGAGACGCTCGAGACAAAACAACAGGATCGTGAGCAATAA
- a CDS encoding phospho-sugar mutase, producing the protein MEAWQENVQHWLLHPRLDRELKAIIEENKENTSWLIDGFYTNLAFGTGGMRGEIGPGTNRMNIYTIRKAARGLADYLLHETQSSAKVVIAYDSRHYSEQFALESAKVLGHEGADVFLFNALRPTPELSFAVRYLQADAGIVITASHNPAEYNGFKVYGSDGGQLPPKEADQLISYVNQIEDELAINTTEKDVLLRRQKLHMIGEEIDEAYTNALKQMSLQPSVFHKSHLSVVYTPLHGSGLEPFLRIVAAHGFQGLSVVEQQKAPDGGFPTVASPNPEEQQAFSLAMEQGKQMNADVLVATDPDADRVGLAVRNQQGAYELLSGNQTGALLLHYILEQRKQQKRLPENGIIFKTIVTSELGRAIAQHYGITTEDTLTGFKFIGEKIKTYNTDQSYEFLFGYEESYGYLIDDFVRDKDAIQAGMMAIEMAAHYKNEGKTLYEVLQEMYDTFGHYRESLVSITRKGKKGSEDIATLMAAFRENPPKTVGGVNVVMVEDYDAQKQTNLASGASTSISLPRSNVLKYKLENEAWVCLRPSGTEPKVKCYIGVKETSKTEAEKRLTALESDLLTKVHTLLDEER; encoded by the coding sequence ATGGAAGCGTGGCAGGAGAATGTACAGCACTGGCTTTTACACCCTCGCTTGGATAGAGAATTAAAAGCGATAATCGAAGAAAATAAAGAGAATACGTCTTGGCTTATTGATGGTTTTTACACGAATCTCGCCTTTGGTACAGGTGGGATGAGAGGAGAAATCGGGCCAGGCACAAATCGAATGAATATTTATACCATTCGAAAAGCAGCTCGTGGATTAGCTGACTATTTACTCCATGAGACGCAATCATCAGCTAAAGTTGTCATTGCCTATGATTCAAGACATTATTCTGAGCAATTTGCATTAGAATCCGCAAAGGTGCTCGGGCACGAAGGGGCAGACGTGTTTTTGTTTAACGCGTTAAGACCTACACCGGAGTTGTCTTTTGCTGTACGGTATTTACAGGCAGACGCTGGTATTGTCATAACAGCAAGCCACAATCCCGCTGAATATAACGGGTTTAAAGTGTACGGAAGTGACGGCGGCCAATTGCCTCCAAAAGAAGCGGATCAATTGATTTCTTACGTCAATCAGATTGAAGATGAGTTAGCGATCAATACCACAGAAAAAGACGTATTGTTGCGTCGACAAAAATTACATATGATCGGTGAAGAGATTGATGAGGCGTATACAAATGCGTTAAAACAAATGAGCCTCCAGCCATCTGTTTTCCATAAAAGTCATTTATCTGTCGTATATACACCTTTACACGGAAGTGGGCTTGAACCGTTTCTTCGTATCGTTGCTGCCCACGGATTTCAAGGTTTGTCGGTTGTTGAGCAACAGAAGGCGCCAGATGGCGGGTTTCCAACTGTAGCAAGCCCTAATCCTGAAGAACAACAAGCCTTTTCTTTAGCAATGGAGCAAGGAAAGCAAATGAACGCTGATGTATTGGTTGCAACTGACCCAGATGCAGATCGCGTAGGTTTAGCTGTAAGAAATCAACAAGGAGCGTATGAACTTCTTTCAGGAAATCAAACCGGAGCGTTATTGCTACATTATATTTTAGAACAACGAAAGCAACAAAAACGCTTGCCTGAAAATGGAATCATTTTCAAAACGATTGTTACTTCAGAGTTAGGGCGTGCGATTGCTCAGCATTACGGGATAACGACAGAAGATACGTTGACAGGCTTTAAATTTATTGGAGAAAAAATTAAAACATATAATACAGACCAGTCGTATGAATTTTTATTCGGTTATGAAGAAAGCTATGGATATTTAATTGATGATTTTGTCCGTGATAAAGATGCCATTCAGGCAGGAATGATGGCTATTGAAATGGCTGCGCATTACAAGAACGAAGGAAAAACGCTCTATGAGGTTTTACAAGAAATGTATGACACATTTGGCCATTACCGCGAAAGCTTAGTATCCATCACTCGAAAAGGAAAGAAAGGCTCTGAAGACATTGCTACATTAATGGCAGCCTTTCGGGAAAACCCTCCAAAGACAGTAGGAGGCGTCAATGTTGTTATGGTCGAAGATTATGATGCACAAAAGCAAACCAATTTAGCATCAGGGGCGTCGACTTCTATATCACTTCCTCGTTCCAACGTGTTAAAGTACAAGCTGGAAAATGAGGCTTGGGTTTGCTTGCGACCTTCGGGGACAGAGCCTAAAGTGAAATGCTATATAGGCGTTAAGGAAACGTCAAAAACAGAAGCAGAAAAAAGGTTAACAGCGCTAGAGAGTGACTTGCTGACAAAAGTACATACCTTACTTGATGAAGAAAGGTGA
- a CDS encoding YhdB family protein: MNTLDYDKALYFMNRLQVDDMLVLMIRTKDDFLSKKIEHYLHALYYETEYEKVETHQNELYHYLDHAYTAFGVPTTAHHV; this comes from the coding sequence GTGAATACACTCGATTATGATAAAGCCCTCTATTTCATGAACCGACTGCAAGTGGATGATATGCTCGTTTTAATGATTCGCACAAAAGATGATTTTCTTTCCAAAAAAATAGAGCATTATTTACACGCTTTGTATTACGAAACGGAGTACGAAAAGGTGGAAACACACCAAAACGAGCTGTACCATTATTTAGACCATGCGTACACAGCTTTCGGTGTCCCGACAACTGCTCATCATGTGTAA
- a CDS encoding SpoVR family protein codes for MLTGGSELERAIDEITEIAEGFGLDFFPMRYEICPADIIYTFGAYGMPTRFSHWSFGKQFHKMKLHYDLGLSKIYELVINSNPCYAFLLNTNSLVQNKLIVAHVLAHCDFFKNNARFSGTKRDMVESMAATAERVKRYELIHGRAEVEGFLDAVLSIQEHIDPSLMRPQLLWSHDEEEESNDQQPRGEYDDLWNIGVPAKEKNKKKKSFPPEPEKDLLLFIEQHSRELEEWQRDILTMMREEMLYFWPQLETKIMNEGWASYWHARIIREMDLPSDEAVEFAKLNASVVQPSRTQINPYYLGLKIFEDIEDRYNKPSEDMKKRGIEPNSGREKIFEVREIESDTSFIRNYLTKELAHREDLYLFQKQGKDYKIVDKDWKDVRDQLIGMRVNGGFPYLVVTDGDYKKNNELYITHEYEGIELDLKYLEKVLPYIYQLWGRNVHLRTVVEGKDCLFSYNGTQVARKQL; via the coding sequence ATATTGACTGGGGGAAGTGAACTAGAACGCGCCATTGACGAAATTACAGAAATTGCCGAAGGTTTTGGTTTAGATTTTTTTCCAATGCGTTATGAGATTTGCCCAGCCGATATTATTTATACCTTTGGAGCATATGGGATGCCGACACGCTTTTCCCATTGGAGTTTTGGGAAACAGTTCCATAAGATGAAGCTTCATTACGATTTAGGGTTAAGTAAAATATATGAGCTGGTCATCAATTCCAATCCTTGCTATGCATTTTTGCTGAACACGAATAGTCTCGTACAAAATAAGTTGATTGTCGCTCATGTTTTGGCCCATTGTGATTTTTTTAAAAATAACGCGCGCTTTTCCGGAACGAAACGAGATATGGTTGAGAGCATGGCTGCAACAGCCGAACGTGTCAAGCGTTATGAATTGATTCATGGTCGTGCTGAGGTTGAAGGGTTTTTAGATGCGGTGTTGTCGATTCAAGAACATATCGACCCCTCGCTCATGAGACCACAATTGCTTTGGTCTCATGACGAGGAAGAGGAATCTAATGACCAACAGCCTCGTGGAGAGTATGATGATTTATGGAATATCGGTGTGCCGGCGAAAGAAAAGAATAAGAAAAAGAAGTCGTTTCCACCGGAGCCAGAGAAAGATCTCCTGCTATTTATTGAACAGCACTCAAGGGAGTTGGAAGAATGGCAACGTGACATTTTAACGATGATGCGTGAGGAAATGCTGTATTTTTGGCCTCAATTGGAAACGAAGATTATGAATGAAGGCTGGGCTTCTTATTGGCATGCTCGTATTATTAGAGAAATGGACTTACCGAGCGACGAGGCGGTGGAATTTGCCAAACTGAATGCAAGCGTCGTCCAACCTTCCCGAACGCAAATTAATCCTTATTATTTAGGGTTGAAAATTTTTGAAGATATTGAAGATCGGTATAATAAACCGAGTGAGGACATGAAAAAACGTGGTATAGAGCCAAATAGCGGTCGTGAAAAAATATTCGAAGTACGGGAAATTGAATCAGATACGTCATTTATTCGCAATTATTTAACGAAAGAATTGGCGCATCGTGAAGACTTGTATTTATTCCAAAAGCAAGGCAAGGATTACAAAATTGTTGATAAAGATTGGAAAGATGTGCGGGATCAATTAATCGGCATGCGTGTGAATGGAGGCTTTCCGTATTTAGTCGTCACAGATGGGGACTATAAAAAGAACAACGAACTATACATTACGCATGAATATGAGGGAATAGAGCTTGACCTTAAATATCTTGAAAAGGTGCTGCCCTACATTTATCAGCTTTGGGGGCGAAATGTGCATTTGCGCACGGTTGTAGAAGGGAAGGATTGCTTGTTTTCGTACAACGGTACGCAAGTAGCACGAAAGCAATTATAA
- the thpD gene encoding ectoine hydroxylase, whose translation MQLKVEDLYPSRQEDKPQIMKRQDPVIHGRGKGIPTSLTTKQEDFYERNGYLVIEDFFSQDEVSRMQEEIFALKEAKTGLTYPEIITEPENDDIRSVFAIHRDNPYFKKLSEDPRLLYIVEYLLGSEVYIHQSRVNYKPGFKGKEFDWHSDFETWHVEDGMPRMRAVSLSIALSDNYTFNGPLMLIPGSHNEYLSCVGATPANNYTSSLKKQEAGVPDDDSLRKQVDQYGIDVPTPKAGSILLFDCNTMHGSNSNITPYDRNNVFMVYNSVENKLVQPFMDGPPRPEYIATQMSATGNQL comes from the coding sequence ATGCAACTCAAAGTGGAAGATCTATACCCTTCAAGGCAGGAAGACAAGCCGCAAATCATGAAGCGCCAAGATCCGGTTATTCATGGTAGAGGAAAAGGAATTCCTACGTCTCTGACGACGAAACAGGAAGATTTTTATGAGAGGAATGGCTATCTCGTCATTGAGGACTTCTTTTCCCAAGACGAGGTCAGCCGTATGCAAGAGGAAATCTTTGCTTTAAAAGAAGCCAAAACAGGGCTGACATATCCTGAAATCATTACAGAGCCGGAAAATGACGATATTCGTTCCGTCTTTGCGATCCATCGTGACAACCCTTATTTTAAAAAGCTTTCCGAAGACCCACGCCTGCTTTATATCGTAGAATACTTACTTGGCAGTGAGGTTTACATTCATCAATCTCGTGTCAACTACAAGCCGGGATTTAAAGGCAAAGAGTTTGATTGGCATTCAGATTTTGAAACGTGGCACGTGGAGGATGGCATGCCGCGGATGCGAGCTGTCAGTCTATCGATCGCCCTTTCGGATAACTATACGTTTAACGGACCTTTAATGTTAATTCCTGGATCACATAACGAATATCTCTCTTGTGTTGGTGCTACCCCAGCGAATAATTACACATCTTCCTTAAAGAAACAGGAAGCCGGTGTTCCCGACGATGATTCTTTGAGAAAGCAAGTCGATCAATATGGCATCGACGTGCCGACACCAAAAGCTGGCTCTATTCTTCTTTTTGATTGCAATACGATGCACGGCTCAAATAGTAACATTACACCTTATGACCGCAATAACGTCTTTATGGTGTATAATTCTGTCGAGAACAAGCTCGTTCAACCTTTTATGGATGGTCCGCCGCGTCCAGAGTATATCGCAACTCAAATGTCTGCAACAGGAAACCAATTATAA
- a CDS encoding ectoine synthase produces MIVRHLQDIIGTENETTAETWSSRRMLLKKDQMGFSFHDTVIYAGTETHIWYQNHLEAVYCVQGKGEIETVADGKVYPINDGTMYALNEHDEHYLRATEDMRLICVFNPPLTGRETHDENGVYPLIEE; encoded by the coding sequence ATGATTGTTCGTCACTTGCAAGACATTATTGGCACAGAAAATGAGACAACCGCAGAAACCTGGTCAAGCCGCCGTATGCTGCTTAAAAAAGATCAGATGGGCTTTTCATTTCACGACACTGTGATTTATGCGGGTACAGAAACGCATATTTGGTACCAAAACCATTTAGAAGCTGTCTACTGTGTCCAAGGTAAAGGGGAAATTGAAACCGTTGCCGATGGAAAGGTGTATCCGATAAACGATGGTACGATGTATGCGTTAAATGAGCATGATGAGCACTACTTACGAGCAACTGAGGACATGCGTCTCATTTGTGTGTTTAACCCTCCATTAACAGGAAGAGAAACACATGATGAAAATGGTGTATATCCTCTCATCGAAGAGTAA
- the ectA gene encoding diaminobutyrate acetyltransferase, with translation MLHITFIQEATTKDKSLVFKKPTKTDGQHVWELVKATGKLDVNSSYSYILWCHYYQDTSAVVYDGDQLVGFVSAFLLPKEPETLFVWQVATHPSYQGKGIATSLLQHLLQRPFCQPVVYVKATISPDNNASCKLFQRLAYSLNTSFEKTSLFTKELFPDSHDDEDLYSVGPISQKELTNQEDIHS, from the coding sequence GTGCTGCACATTACCTTTATTCAAGAAGCAACGACAAAAGACAAATCACTCGTTTTTAAAAAACCAACGAAAACAGATGGACAGCATGTGTGGGAGCTTGTCAAAGCGACGGGTAAGCTCGATGTAAACTCATCGTACAGCTACATTTTATGGTGTCATTATTATCAGGATACTTCTGCCGTCGTCTACGATGGAGATCAGCTGGTTGGTTTCGTTTCAGCTTTTTTACTTCCAAAAGAACCTGAAACACTTTTTGTTTGGCAAGTCGCGACGCACCCCTCTTATCAAGGGAAGGGAATTGCGACCTCATTACTTCAACACTTGTTGCAAAGACCTTTCTGTCAACCAGTCGTCTATGTAAAAGCGACCATATCCCCGGACAACAATGCCTCTTGTAAGTTATTCCAGAGATTAGCTTACTCGCTAAACACATCTTTTGAAAAAACGTCTTTATTTACAAAAGAGTTGTTTCCGGACAGCCACGATGATGAAGATCTTTACAGTGTTGGACCTATATCACAAAAAGAACTTACCAATCAGGAGGATATCCATTCATGA